The genomic window CGTGTACCCCGACTACATATTCCGATGCAGGTATTGTTACATTCGCAAGTGTTAATGTGTAAAAAAAGGGTGTGTTGTTCATAAACATGTGCGTTGTTGCAGGTTCCGGATGAAACGCAACCTGTTTATGAAGATAGTTGCAGCTGTTGAAGAGAAGGACCCCTGGTTCGTGCAGCGGAGAAACGCAGCTGGAGAGCTCGGGCTGTCGGCATTGCAAAAAGTGACTGCGGCATTTCGTATGCTAGCATACGATGCGCCGGTTGATTCTCTCGATGAGTGCCTTCGTCTTGGTGAGAGCACCATCATTGAGAGTATGCGACGTTTCGTCAATGCTGTTGTGCAGGCATTCGGCGATGAGTACCTTTGTTCTCCTAATGAGGAGGACACTGCGAGGTTGCTCGCCATCAACTCGCGCAAAGGCTTCCCCGGGATGTTAGGAAGCGTTGATTGtatgcattggaggtggaagaactgccCTACGGCGTGGGCCGGGTCTTACACGGGGCATGTTAGCGCTCCAACTATCATTCTTGAGGCGGTAGCGTCGCAAGACCTGTGGATCTGGCATGTGTTTTTCGGCATGCCTGGTTCGCTAAACGACATCAATGTCCTCCACCGATCACATCTCCTCGATGACTTAGCCGCCGGACAGGCACCGAAGGTTAATTACACAATCAATGGTCACGACTACACAATGGGTTACTACCTTGCTGACGGAATTTACCCGGAATGGGCCACGTTTGTGAAACCCACTCCGGCACCTGTCGGCCGCAAGCGGCAACACTTTGTCGTGCAACAAGCGGCGGCCCGCAAGGACATGGAGCGCGCCTTCGGAGTACTTCAGTCGCGGTTTCCTATTGTTCGAGGGGCAACACGGTTGTGGGACGAGGAAACCTTGTCCGCCATCATGACCGCATGCAtaatcatgcacaacatgattaTTGAAGACGAGCGCGAAGACGACGATGTGGACTACGTGTACGAGGGAGCAGGTGAAGACGTGCAGGCTTCTCACGACGTGACGCCACCATTGATGGTCTTGAGCCAACGGTACAATGCAATTCGATGCAAGCAGGCACATGTTCATCTCCGGGAATACCTTGTCGAACACCTTTGGCAGTTACACGGAGGAGACGTGTAGCGTCATGGTAGTAATTGAACGCTCTATGTTTCTGCATTCACTACGTTGTGTAATCGGTATGAAGCTGCACGTTTAGTGCATTGTACTGTGCTTCGTACTTATAGTGTGTCGTAT from Phragmites australis chromosome 14, lpPhrAust1.1, whole genome shotgun sequence includes these protein-coding regions:
- the LOC133890364 gene encoding uncharacterized protein LOC133890364 produces the protein MDPRQAWKEYLRELCFPSNDSSDEEDDLFMEGMRAWQADLEESERRPWGGSVPGRKRINRYRHEGHMRLFNDYFADPPVYPDYIFRCRFRMKRNLFMKIVAAVEEKDPWFVQRRNAAGELGLSALQKVTAAFRMLAYDAPVDSLDECLRLGESTIIESMRRFVNAVVQAFGDEYLCSPNEEDTARLLAINSRKGFPGMLGSVDCMHWRWKNCPTAWAGSYTGHVSAPTIILEAVASQDLWIWHVFFGMPGSLNDINVLHRSHLLDDLAAGQAPKVNYTINGHDYTMGYYLADGIYPEWATFVKPTPAPVGRKRQHFVVQQAAARKDMERAFGVLQSRFPIVRGATRLWDEETLSAIMTACIIMHNMIIEDEREDDDVDYVYEGAGEDVQASHDVTPPLMVLSQRYNAIRCKQAHVHLREYLVEHLWQLHGGDV